One segment of Lachancea thermotolerans CBS 6340 chromosome E complete sequence DNA contains the following:
- the CWC2 gene encoding active spliceosome conformation promoter CWC2 (similar to uniprot|Q12046 Saccharomyces cerevisiae YDL209C): protein MVASKAWAERSAPVQISEAELPSSIPPQTGLTFNVWYNKWSQGNSGQSRFVSPYRLDVDLHQGNTKGDKARQPFFCLYFCKGMCCMGKRCEYLHHVPDTEDIARLSLRSDVMDCFGREKHSHYREDMGGVGSFQKKNRTLYVGGITGALNNQQLKASQIENRLRFSFGKLGPLERIRYVENKNCAFIKYKHQASAEFAKETMSNQTLLTPSDKEWVNRREGTGLLVKWANDDPNPEAQRREKEQQDMESLQVMVDLLKKDSSEKRQPAPAESPSNKRLLESSAEQESLNGDSIFGRLSNAKLSKLKRVKIEENLSKDSVEIDKQGCGQTPLVNYYSSDDDE, encoded by the coding sequence ATGGTTGCTTCGAAGGCCTGGGCGGAGCGGTCAGCTCCTGTTCAAATTTCAGAAGCGGAACTCCCATCGTCTATTCCCCCTCAAACAGGTTTAACATTTAATGTTTGGTATAATAAGTGGTCTCAAGGAAACAGCGGACAGTCCCGGTTTGTAAGTCCCTACCGGCTAGATGTCGATTTACATCAGGGCAATACCAAAGGCGATAAGGCTAGACAACCTTTCTTCTGTCTTTATTTCTGTAAAGGAATGTGTTGCATGGGCAAGAGATGCGAGTACTTGCATCATGTTCCGGACACCGAAGACATCGCGAGGCTCTCTCTACGTTCTGACGTTATGGACTGCTTCGGAAGGGAAAAGCATTCCCACTATAGAGAAGACATGGGTGGCGTAGGCTcatttcagaaaaaaaatcGAACGCTGTACGTTGGCGGCATAACTGGGGCATTAAACAACCAGCAGCTAAAAGCAAGCCAGATCGAAAATAGACTGAGGTTTTCCTTCGGAAAGCTTGGGCCATTAGAAAGAATACGAtatgttgaaaacaaaaattgcgCGTTCATTAAGTACAAGCATCAAGCTAGCGCAGAATTCGCTAAAGAAACTATGAGCAATCAGACCCTACTTACTCCTTCAGATAAAGAGTGGGTTAATCGACGAGAGGGTACGGGACTTCTGGTAAAGTGGGCAAATGACGATCCTAACCCAGAAGCTcagagaagagaaaaggAGCAGCAGGATATGGAATCGTTGCAAGTAATGGTGGATCTGTTAAAAAAAGATAGCTCCGAAAAGCGGCAGCCCGCACCTGCAGAAAGCCCTTCGAATAaaagacttcttgaaagttcGGCAGAGCAGGAGTCACTCAATGGAGATTCGATCTTTGGCAGACTTTCAAATGCAAAGCTAAGTAAGCTGAAGAGAGTCAAAATTGAGGAAAATCTAAGTAAAGATTCAGTTGAAATCGATAAACAAGGATGTGGGCAAACACCTCTAGTTAATTATTATTCttcagatgatgatgaatGA
- the PRP28 gene encoding mRNA splicing protein PRP28 (similar to uniprot|P23394 Saccharomyces cerevisiae YDR243C PRP28 RNA helicase in the DEAD-box family involved in RNA isomerization at the 5' splice site) → MSHFTYLEANVPHAKDQMRRPVDINKLISREGKRPSETAFGRPVYLNKKKRIEAAADKEVHEIPKAAEDIQWIKAEKAKANEEPRTLGASNRGAGTKSGAYAQKNRSKFRFDWSAEDDTTGEDAPVVSRKVRDAARKSPESLEEIYMGKHWSQKALEEMSERDWRILREDYHIETKGGSIRHPLRNWTETNSIPTEIVGIIETKLKYLEPTPIQRATIPNVLNGRDFVGVAATGSGKTLAFLIPPLCQLNNTPPLNDITKMDGPSALILAPTRELAQQIEAEANKVVKFLHRPTKVVSLVGGHSVEEISYSLSHGCDILVATPGRLIDCLESNILVLQQVRTLILDEADRMIDFGFEDQLTTILARTESVKGRQTMMFTATMSSTIERIANGYLNKPAYVRVGSQDTKAQIKQVVQYLPSEEQRFSRLCRDVLPRFRSPIMIFINYKRTADWLAAKFSSETRYRVTTLHGSKSQEQREHSLNLLRSGKADIMIATDVAGRGIDIPNVSLVVNFQMCTSFEGYIHRIGRTGRAGKSGCALTFLTERDEPKVVEELFHYVKTTDTEGINDVEPAVRQKFNLGRNELQPIVH, encoded by the coding sequence ATGTCCCACTTCACGTATTTGGAAGCCAATGTACCTCATGCAAAGGATCAAATGCGGAGGCCTGTCGAtatcaacaagctgatATCGCGTGAAGGCAAACGCCCAAGCGAGACAGCATTTGGGAGGCCGGTGTATTtgaataaaaaaaaaagaataGAGGCAGCTGCAGACAAGGAAGTTCACGAGATACCGAAGGCTGCGGAGGACATTCAGTGGATTAAGGCGGAAAAGGCCAAAGCAAATGAGGAGCCGAGAACTTTAGGTGCGAGCAACAGGGGTGCTGGTACAAAATCTGGCGCTTATGCTCAGAAGAACCGATCCAAGTTTCGTTTTGATTGGAGCGCTGAAGATGACACCACCGGCGAAGATGCCCCTGTAGTAAGCCGCAAGGTTAGAGACGCAGCGAGAAAGTCTCCGGAGTCCTTAGAAGAGATTTATATGGGAAAACACTGGAGCCAGAAGGCCCTAGAAGAGATGTCAGAGCGGGACTGGAGAATTTTAAGGGAGGACTATCACATCGAGACTAAAGGCGGTTCCATCCGACACCCACTGCGGAACTGGACCGAGACAAACTCTATACCCACCGAAATAGTGGGAATTATAGAGACGAAGCTTAAGTACCTCGAGCCCACCCCAATTCAAAGAGCAACAATACCCAATGTACTGAATGGGAGAGACTTCGTCGGCGTTGCAGCGACTGGCTCCGGTAAAACATTAGCATTCCTCATTCCCCCGTTATGCCAGCTCAATAATACCCCGCCCTTAAACGATATCACCAAAATGGATGGTCCATCTGCATTAATTCTGGCTCCAACCAGAGAGCTGGCACAGCAGATCGAGGCAGAGGCAAACAAAGTTgtcaaatttcttcatcggCCCACGAAAGTCGTGAGTTTAGTAGGCGGGCATTCAGTGGAAGAAATATCGTATTCGCTTTCACATGGCTGTGATATACTAGTTGCGACACCTGGTAGGTTAATTGACTGCCTCGAGAGTAATATTTTagtacttcaacaagtGCGTACCCTGATTTTGGATGAAGCCGATAGAATGATTGATTTTGGCTTCGAAGACCAATTAACAACTATTCTAGCTCGTACCGAGTCTGTCAAAGGAAGACAGACAATGATGTTCACCGCGACAATGTCGAGCACAATTGAGAGGATAGCAAATGGCTACTTGAATAAGCCTGCCTATGTTCGAGTCGGGTCACAAGACACAAAAGCACAGATCAAACAAGTTGTACAATATTTGCCAAGCGAAGAGCAGAGATTCTCGAGGTTATGCCGGGACGTGCTGCCAAGGTTTAGGTCCCCAATAATGATATTTATTAACTACAAAAGAACTGCTGATTGGTTAGCTGCAAAGTTTTCTTCCGAAACGAGGTACCGAGTTACTACACTGCATGGATCGAAGTCCCAGGAGCAAAGAGAACACTCGTTGAATTTGCTCCGCTCAGGGAAAGCTGATATTATGATAGCTACCGACGTCGCCGGAAGAGGTATAGACATACCTAATGTTTCACTGGTCGTCAATTTCCAGATGTGCACATCTTTTGAGGGCTATATTCATCGTATTGGTAGAACTGGCAGAGCAGGGAAGAGTGGTTGCGCATTGACATTTTTAACCGAAAGAGACGAACCCAAAGTCGTGGAAGAACTATTTCATTACGTCAAGACGACGGATACAGAAGGCATCAATGACGTCGAGCCAGCTGTGCGACAAAAGTTCAATTTGGGGAGAAATGAACTACAGCCGATAGTTCATTGA
- a CDS encoding KLTH0E10912p (conserved hypothetical protein) — MGIFLERSRENLGSAIRDLRIAMSTSTGFSSGVLSDNNANGSATAVATPKRAIDTNGNVFNVPDYSIKDILSAIPKECYKRDTLWSLHYVARDVAAIAVIGYVGTNYIPVWFPDSSLLRAAAYSLQSFLIGLFGFGLWILAHECGHSAFSDSPAVNDTVGWVLHSWWMVPYFSWKFSHSKHHKATGHMTRDMVFVPYTKEEYLETKNKSLLSEVVEEAPAVTLFNLIAQQLGGLQLYLATNATGQPYPGVPKFFKSHYWPTSPVFDAKDFWYIILSDIGIASTLTINYMWYRAYGAHVVLINWFLPWLWVNHWLVFVTFLQHTDPTMPHYDAEEWTFAKGAAATIDRDFGFIGQHIFHDIIETHVLHHYCSRIPFYNARKATAAIKEVMGQHYRYESENMWKSLWKVARSCQFVESSENNGVYMFRNTNKVGVAPHKGPSSNVPLE, encoded by the coding sequence ATGGGCATATTTCTCGAGCGTTCTCGGGAGAACCTGGGTAGTGCAATCAGGGACCTCAGAATCGCGATGAGTACTTCTACTGGGTTTTCAAGCGGTGTGCTTAGCGACAACAACGCAAATGGCAGCGCTACGGCAGTTGCCACGCCTAAGCGTGCGATCGATACCAACGGTAATGTCTTCAACGTACCTGACTACTCGATCAAAGATATTCTCTCCGCTATTCCCAAGGAGTGCTACAAGCGCGACACATTGTGGTCGTTGCATTACGTGGCCCGCGACGTGGCCGCGATCGCTGTGATCGGCTATGTCGGAACAAACTACATTCCAGTATGGTTTCCCGACAGTTCGTTGTTGAGAGCGGCGGCCTACTCTCTGCAGTCTTTCTTGATTGGACTGTTCGGGTTTGGCCTCTGGATCCTAGCCCATGAGTGTGGCCACTCTGCATTTTCAGACTCCCCCGCGGTCAATGATACCGTCGGATGGGTTTTGCACTCATGGTGGATGGTCCCATActtttcttggaagttCTCGCACAGCAAGCACCACAAGGCTACTGGGCATATGACCAGAGACATGGTGTTTGTGCCATACACCAAGGAGGAGTACTTGGAGACCAAGAACAAGTCTCTGCTAAGTGAGGTTGTCGAGGAGGCCCCAGCTGTGACCCTATTCAACCTCATCGCCCAACAACTTGGTGGACTACAGCTCTACCTAGCGACAAACGCTACAGGCCAGCCATACCCAGGCGTTcccaagttcttcaagtcgcACTATTGGCCAACTTCTCCAGTCTTCGATGCTAAGGACTTCTGGTACATCATTCTTAGTGACATCGGAATTGCGTCAACACTGACCATTAACTATATGTGGTACAGAGCGTACGGCGCCCACGTTGTGCTCATCAACTGGTTCCTCCCATGGTTATGGGTTAATCACTGGCTTGTGTTTGTAACTTTCCTGCAGCACACAGACCCCACAATGCCCCATTATGATGCTGAAGAATGGACCTTCGCGAAGGGCGCGGCGGCCACTATTGACAGAGATTTTGGATTCATAGGCCAACACATCTTCCACGATATCATCGAGACTCATGTTCTCCACCACTACTGCAGCAGAATTCCGTTCTACAATGCTCGCAAAGCCACTGCCGCAATCAAAGAGGTCATGGGCCAGCACTATCGCTACGAAAGTGAGAATATGTGGAAATCGCTTTGGAAGGTTGCAAGATCTTGCCAGTTTGTTGAGAGCTCAGAAAACAATGGTGTTTATATGTTCAGAAATACCAACAAAGTTGGCGTGGCTCCGCACAAAGGCCCTAGCTCTAATGTTCCTTTAGAATAA
- the PEX5 gene encoding Pex5p (similar to uniprot|P35056 Saccharomyces cerevisiae YDR244W PEX5 Essential for import of proteins with SKL-like import signal into peroxisomal matrix 69-kDa protein containing tetratricopeptide repeat (TPR)), with product MSADCSVGSNPLASLNKHAQQDRSLHHGGGLRLNNEAAQRFKSQDSVVSDASRARMEAFMDQEHMDHPMMLKGPRPMLSRPLQESSQQARESWGKQFSSSPALSMNQSPELHSPTSQVPSIAYQKGLPAGNTEGSQVMRARVVGPRYGPGLASGMFNPMSHQTAQQPVYRHSSPQSHMSMNQESWDEQFKELEKEVSEKLALHEEEVKPQAAAAEQDVVEDQYQAEFQEVWDNLQEESQIPDAGGDVETDWQREYQQYISGRPSDTTQYRFETENQYLHNSNAYEIGCILMENGAKLSEAALAFEAAVQEDPSHVDAWLKLGMVQTQNEMEYNGIGALEECLRLDPRNLDGMVTLAISYINEGYDVSAFKMLNKWLETKYPDMVAPNEALEKSTDRYSMNQAITLRFLQVVNKLPQVDASLQLGLGILFYSNDDYDKTVDCFRAALAVKPDDELMWNRLGASLANSNRSEEAIQAYRKALQLKPTFVRARCNLAVSCMNMGCFKEAAEYLLTALSMHEVEGILPSETPASSNLIETLKRAFIGMERRDLLEEVRPNMDLAPFRNEFNF from the coding sequence ATGAGTGCTGACTGTTCTGTTGGCTCTAACCCTCTGGCAAGCTTGAATAAGCATGCTCAACAAGATAGAAGTTTGCATCATGGAGGGGGCTTAAGGCTCAACAATGAAGCAGCGCAACGATTTAAATCACAGGATAGTGTTGTCAGTGACGCCAGCAGAGCGCGAATGGAAGCGTTTATGGACCAAGAACATATGGACCACCCCATGATGCTGAAAGGGCCAAGACCCATGCTTTCGCGCCCGCTTCAGGAAAGTTCTCAGCAGGCGCGAGAAAGTTGGGGTAAACAGTTTTCTAGCTCCCCTGCCTTAAGCATGAACCAGAGCCCGGAGTTGCACAGCCCAACTTCACAAGTACCCTCGATTGCATACCAGAAGGGCTTGCCTGCTGGGAATACTGAAGGATCCCAGGTGATGCGGGCACGAGTTGTTGGGCCACGGTATGGGCCGGGACTGGCATCAGGCATGTTCAATCCTATGTCCCACCAGACTGCTCAACAACCTGTTTACCGCCACTCGAGCCCACAGTCTCACATGAGTATGAACCAAGAATCATGGGACGAACAGTTCAAGGAGCTAGAAAAGGAAGTATCAGAAAAACTAGCATTGCATGAGGAAGAGGTGAAGCCTCAGGCCGCCGCAGCAGAACAGGACGTTGTCGAGGACCAGTATCAAGCAGAATTCCAGGAGGTCTGGGATAACTTGCAAGAGGAATCGCAAATTCCTGACGCTGGAGGCGATGTCGAAACAGACTGGCAGCGTGAGTACCAACAATACATTTCTGGAAGGCCCTCAGATACTACTCAATATCGTTTCGAGACTGAAAATCAATACTTGCATAACTCCAATGCTTACGAGATAGGATGCATACTAATGGAAAATGGAGCGAAGTTGAGTGAGGCTGCCTTGGCATTCGAGGCAGCAGTCCAAGAAGACCCCAGCCACGTCGATGCCTGGCTGAAACTGGGGATGGTCCAAACGCAGAATGAGATGGAGTACAATGGAATAGGTGCTCTTGAGGAATGCTTGAGACTTGATCCCAGGAACTTGGACGGGATGGTCACTCTAGCAATCAGCTACATTAATGAAGGCTACGATGTGAGTGCCTTCAAGATGCTCAACAAGTGGCTGGAAACCAAGTATCCGGACATGGTAGCGCCGAACGAGGCTCTCGAAAAAAGCACTGACCGCTACAGTATGAACCAGGCAATTACTTTGCGCTTTCTACAAGTGGTTAATAAGCTCCCCCAAGTAGACGCGAGTTTGCAGCTAGGGCTTGGAATACTTTTTTATTCTAATGACGATTATGACAAAACTGTTGACTGCTTCCGTGCTGCCTTGGCAGTCAAGCCTGATGACGAACTGATGTGGAACAGGCTAGGCGCATCTCTGGCCAACTCTAACCGTTCAGAGGAAGCCATCCAGGCCTACCGGAAAGCACTTCAGCTGAAACCTACTTTCGTGAGAGCCCGCTGCAACCTGGCTGTATCGTGCATGAACATGGGTtgtttcaaagaagccgCGGAGTACCTATTGACTGCGCTATCCATGCACGAGGTCGAGGGCATTTTACCCTCGGAGACGCCGGCGAGCAGTAACCTCATCGAGACCTTGAAAAGGGCTTTCATTGGTATGGAAAGGCGTGACTTGCTCGAGGAAGTTCGCCCAAATATGGATCTTGCGCCATTTCGTAATGAGTTCAACTTCTAA
- the MNN10 gene encoding alpha-1,6-mannosyltransferase (similar to uniprot|P50108 Saccharomyces cerevisiae YDR245W MNN10 Subunit of a Golgi mannosyltransferase complex also containing Anp1p Mnn9p Mnn11p and Hoc1p that mediates elongation of the polysaccharide mannan backbone membrane protein of the mannosyltransferase family), with product MSSSMPYDPSFEDEKKRQYSYKHRSFLDRVGATIAQHKRAVLGIFCAFFVLFWFGSSRFTLWSKDPKIVLILAVNDGGGVHKWKGEQEWAIERISIQNKRAYAKRHGYGLTLKDMRTARRYSHEYREGWQKVEVLRQTMREFPKAEWFWWLDLETLIMEPQISLEEHIFKRLDSLSYRMLDKFNPLDLPLDIPYVDYSQPPELLITQDCGGFNLGSFLVKNSKWAHLLLDVWWDPVCYEQKHMMWEHREQDALEALYANQPWIREKTAFLPLRSVNAFPPGACSEFSDDPRYFYSEEDRDFVVNMAGCAFGRDCWGEMQRYGSLLESHNQKWWRRFY from the coding sequence ATGAGCTCCAGTATGCCATACGatccttcttttgaggaTGAAAAGAAGCGGCAATACTCTTATAAACACCGCTCGTTTTTAGATCGCGTCGGAGCAACCATCGCCCAACACAAAAGAGCGGTGTTAGGCATTTTTTGTGCATTTTTTGTGTTGTTTTGGTTCGGTTCCTCAAGATTCACACTCTGGTCGAAAGACCCTAAAATTGTCCTTATACTCGCAGTAAACGATGGTGGTGGAGTGCACAAGTGGAAAGGTGAACAGGAATGGGCGATAGAGCGAATCTCGATTCAAAATAAACGTGCCTACGCCAAAAGACACGGCTATGGACTCACGCTAAAAGATATGAGAACGGCCAGAAGGTATTCACATGAATACAGGGAGGGATGGCAGAAGGTTGAGGTGCTCCGTCAAACTATGCGCGAGTTCCCCAAAGCAGAATGGTTCTGGTGGTTGGACCTCGAAACTTTGATCATGGAGCCTCAAATCTCATTAGAGGAACACATATTCAAGAGGTTGGACTCACTGTCATACCGGATGTTAGATAAGTTCAATCCACTAGACCTCCCTCTCGACATCCCTTATGTCGACTACTCTCAACCGCCTGAGTTGCTCATCACTCAGGATTGCGGTGGTTTCAACCTTGGATCGtttttggtcaagaacTCTAAATGGGCTCATTTACTGCTTGATGTTTGGTGGGACCCTGTGTGCTACGAACAGAAACACATGATGTGGGAGCATCGTGAACAAGACGCGCTCGAGGCGCTCTACGCAAACCAGCCCTGGATTCGTGAAAAAACCGCATTTTTGCCGCTCAGAAGTGTCAATGCTTTCCCACCAGGTGCTTGTTCTGAGTTCTCGGATGACCCAAGATACTTCTACAGTGAAGAAGATCGCGACTTTGTGGTCAATATGGCCGGGTGCGCTTTCGGAAGAGATTGCTGGGGTGAAATGCAGCGTTACGGATCTTTGCTAGAAAGCCATAATCAGAAGTGGTGGCGCAGATTTTACTAG
- the SWI1 gene encoding Swi1p (some similarities with uniprot|P09547 Saccharomyces cerevisiae YPL016W SWI1 Global transcription activator that acts in complex with Snf2p Snf5p Snf6p and Swi3p to assist gene-specific activators involved in the regulation of expression of many genes including ADH1 ADH2 GAL1 HO INO1 and SUC2 Zinc-finger transcription factor): MDNQYIGGQESQEQDEYLNFLDPRPLQENTNALTPQVILARSTMSNAASPNVQSVSPASMFSPMAQSQPMPTASPQQVLNAGTTPQQVLTQAASSQQVKNQAPTPQAILSNHNTPQIQEQQLNNSNATPNNAFADRAAMFVALQQRQQQQRQKLQMMQQAAPRASSPQSALHQRPSVGSQSQPSPVGPVPQAQGGSGTNMPPMQQRQAIQNLDPEVQRRVSGELNNKQYELFMKSLLESCKRRNAPLHALPEIQGRRVNLFVLYMMVQKLGGGESVTRFQQWPMLVQKLQLPQDSSQQLATLYYHILLPYEQYLASPEGIKETQSKRIFLQQFLQELLKKILGSNPNIQPDVPTGVPPNIQASPQVNMQTNIQTNDSSISGYSTPNSTEMQEPNKVRKPRKPKVKKKSKKDLEREMKYQQEQLQRQHQLQQEQQSKLIAEQRFKQQQEQLRLQQQQALRQNLEYQKLPKVYKRSFARNYVPFTRPIETSNGYDIRAISQIGEKIDANKPVFLFAPELGTINLHALSLSLLSDCLSEINVALNILLVTSADAVLKISLERFEGLIDSLTILGCRILNKLCLPSISSFDQGSGYLEEYDVGNMLDQNTTYSQATAALEAIHRKTVNEKNDTEGFKIKVDSLTGVDLEQAMLTPEQTPLDPTGFERREEEVETKESFQNEWDYLPEPLWVSDNLEGCTLNVPSYLSSLRDVRDEIDTIFTKVNERGAENPQLLLVDQLSTISMILRNLSFNETNTSPIANNVPFKRFLTDLMWALLLHSDRFVFHRKRLNFKKDIIITLANIAHIFKLENHVSACLLLLLIISLGEKNTELGQEESLKFPENSVQLSKYQSFGVDVLAKILSLGYPNRFLIKCVLLQQFEPDSQSQVVETCQKLIELYGSIATQPLGNLSLLNDIFASLISIIPFQQLNMSPTLIEDASPTISQSITALLSLVRLIKKEDMPCTASNLPLLWLTSEENIGSSLRRLSEALSNIGIHTNNNLSHLKLLFNSISTKSLQLVCLLIEKSLELAAQNDNAEGGATYLAAAKELNGIPNLLPSEPNAFSLLTNPMADFGVATGMGTLYRLRNQLIATDFQQCVDADVHDANK; encoded by the coding sequence ATGGATAACCAGTACATTGGCGGCCAAGAAAGTCAGGAGCAAGATGAATACCTTAATTTCCTGGACCCCAGGCCCTTGCAGGAAAACACCAATGCACTAACTCCGCAAGTTATCCTTGCGCGCTCGACGATGAGCAATGCTGCATCTCCAAACGTGCAGTCTGTATCTCCGGCGTCTATGTTCTCACCCATGGCACAGTCTCAGCCAATGCCTACGGCGTCACCGCAGCAGGTCCTTAACGCTGGAACTACTCCACAGCAGGTGCTCACGCAGGCAGCGTCATCTCAACAAGTAAAGAATCAAGCCCCTACGCCACAAGCCATTTTGAGCAATCATAACACTCCCCAAATACAGGAGCAACAGCTCAATAATTCAAATGCTACTCCCAATAATGCATTTGCGGATAGAGCAGCAATGTTCGTAGCCTTGCAACAgagacaacaacaacagcgTCAAAAGCTGCAGATGATGCAACAAGCTGCGCCACGCGCTAGCTCGCCTCAAAGCGCTCTACACCAACGGCCATCCGTTGGATCGCAGTCCCAGCCTTCTCCTGTGGGGCCGGtgcctcaagctcaggGAGGTTCCGGAACTAACATGCCACCTATGCAACAACGGCAGGCAATTCAGAACCTCGACCCTGAAGTTCAAAGGCGAGTAAGCGGCGAACTGAACAATAAGCAGTACGAACTTTTTATGAAGTCTCTTTTAGAGAGTTGTAAGAGACGAAACGCTCCTCTTCATGCCCTTCCCGAGATTCAAGGGCGCAGGGTCAACTTATTTGTTCTGTACATGATGGTTCAAAAACTAGGTGGTGGTGAAAGCGTGACACGCTTTCAGCAATGGCCAATGCTGGTACAAAAACTGCAGCTACCTCAAGATTCATCTCAGCAGCTGGCCACACTCTACTACCATATACTGTTACCATATGAACAATACCTGGCGTCCCCTGAAGGTATAAAGGAAACTCAGTCCAAGAGGATCTTTTTACAGCAGTTTCTAcaggagctgctgaaaaagattcTGGGGAGTAATCCCAATATCCAGCCTGACGTCCCGACCGGTGTCCCACCCAACATACAGGCTAGTCCACAAGTTAACATGCAAACTAATATACAAACAAATGACTCCAGCATTAGCGGCTACAGCACACCTAATAGTACCGAGATGCAAGAACCAAATAAAGTTCGGAAGCCCCGTAAACCCAAGGTTAAGAagaagtcaaaaaaggacttggaaagagaaatGAAATACCAACAGGAGCAGCTACAGAGACAACACCAACTacaacaagaacaacaaagCAAGTTAATCGCAGAACAGCGCTTCAAACAGCAACAGGAACAGCTTCGCTTacagcaacagcaagcCCTGCGACAAAATCTTGAGTACCAAAAACTTCCCAAGGTTTATAAACGATCATTTGCTCGCAATTATGTCCCATTTACCCGTCCTATTGAAACCTCTAACGGATATGATATTAGAGCCATTTCTCAAATTGGTGAGAAGATCGATGCAAACAAACcagtgtttttgtttgcacCTGAACTCGGCACAATAAATTTACACGCATTGTCTCTCTCTCTACTTTCTGACTGTCTTTCAGAAATCAATGTGGCTTTGAATATTCTATTAGTGACGAGCGCGGATGCTGTGCTGAAAATATCGCTGGAGCGTTTCGAAGGTTTGATAGATTCGTTAACAATACTAGGCTGCCGTATTCTAAACAAATTATGCTTACCATCCATTTCATCTTTTGACCAAGGGAGTGGCTATCTGGAAGAATATGATGTCGGTAATATGTTGGATCAAAACACCACATACTCACAAGCTACCGCTGCTTTAGAAGCGATCCACAGAAAGACTGTTAATGAGAAAAATGACACCGAGGGTTTCAAGATAAAAGTAGACTCGTTGACTGGGGTTGACTTAGAACAAGCAATGTTGACTCCAGAACAAACGCCGTTGGATCCAActggctttgaaagaagggAAGAGGAAGTTGAGACTAAAGAGTCGTTTCAAAATGAATGGGATTATCTGCCTGAGCCGCTGTGGGTTTCGGATAACTTGGAGGGATGTACTCTAAATGTTCCTAGTTATCTAAGCTCTTTGCGGGACGTTCGTGATGAGATTGATACCATTTTTACAAAAGTTAATGAGCGGGGAGCTGAAAACCCTCAACTGCTTTTGGTGGACCAACTGTCTACTATTTCCATGATTTTGAGGAACTTATCTTTTAATGAAACAAACACATCTCCTATTGCGAATAATGTGCCATTTAAGCGATTCTTGACCGACCTAATGTGGGCACTTTTGTTGCACAGCGACAGATTTGTGTTTCATCGGAAGCGCCtgaatttcaaaaaagataTCATAATAACCCTTGCCAACATCGCGcacattttcaaattaGAAAATCACGTATCGGCATGTTTACTTCTGCTCTTAATAATAAGCTTGGGTGAGAAGAATACCGAACTCGGTCAAGAGGAATCGCTAAAATTTCCTGAAAATTCCGTGCAGTTGAGCAAATATCAAAGCTTCGGGGTGGACGTGTTGGCTAAGATTCTTTCGCTTGGGTACCCTAACAGGTTTTTAATTAAGTGTGTCTTATTGCAACAATTTGAGCCAGACTCGCAATCACAAGTCGTCGAAACATGCCAAAAACTAATAGAGCTTTACGGAAGCATTGCCACTCAACCTCTCGGCAACTTGAGCCTTCTAAACGATATATTCGCTTCCCTTATATCAATTATTCCATTCCAGCAACTCAATATGTCTCCCACCCTGATTGAAGATGCCAGTCCAACCATATCTCAAAGCATTACCGCCTTACTGTCTCTGGTTCGTTTGATTAAGAAAGAGGATATGCCTTGCACAGCAAGTAACTTACCTCTTCTGTGGCTCACCTCCGAGGAAAACATTGGATCAAGTCTGCGGCGCCTGAGTGAAGCCTTGTCAAACATTGGCATCCACACTAACAACAACCTCAGCCACCTTAAACTACTTTTCAACTCGATCAGTACAAAATCTCTGCAGTTGGTATGTCTACTCATCGAAAAATCTTTGGAATTAGCCGCACAGAATGATAATGCCGAGGGGGGCGCCACTTACTTAGCGGCAGCTAAAGAATTAAACGGAATTCCTAACCTGCTTCCATCTGAACCCAATGCGTTCTCATTGCTTACAAACCCTATGGCAGATTTCGGGGTTGCAACTGGAATGGGCACATTGTATCGGCTAAGGAATCAATTAATTGCGACTGATTTCCAACAGTGCGTTGATGCCGATGTTCATGATGCTAATAAATAG